The following coding sequences lie in one Nitrososphaerota archaeon genomic window:
- a CDS encoding DHH family phosphoesterase: protein MQNLEKFFKDIENSIKKIKDFEGKEAFIIHHDEADGICSAAIIKKTLEDYGFSIKTLCLEKLFPEVIEKLHSKNNLLYIYTDIGSAHVEKISKINEEKNLIIILDHHDTTYCDNPLIHNINPELYGLSGEKDASASTIAYFFSKKFNEKNKKLSYLAIIGSAEIPMITGLNKEVIKDALNEKIIEISKTKTGEDIKILSLGNLSYKRLSSLLSIVGSVGYYKGGPEKGIKICLEGIDEKTENEIKKLEEERKEANKKMLSQLYKKGLEKLSHIQWFHAKDNFKGMGTKVIGSFCSYLSFQKRIVDQNKYLIGIMNMSSIIPNFGNLEKNYVKVSARAPKQLSILIERNKALPLSKILPEACNLYDGFADGHSIAASGIILSGKEKEFVKKLDELAGGR, encoded by the coding sequence TGAAGCAGATGGAATATGTTCTGCAGCAATAATAAAGAAAACACTTGAAGATTATGGTTTTTCTATTAAAACTTTATGTTTAGAAAAATTATTTCCTGAAGTAATTGAAAAATTACATTCTAAAAATAATCTCCTATATATTTATACAGATATAGGTTCTGCACATGTAGAAAAAATTTCTAAAATAAATGAAGAAAAAAATTTAATAATTATTTTAGACCATCATGATACAACATATTGTGATAATCCATTAATTCATAATATAAACCCAGAACTTTATGGATTAAGTGGAGAAAAAGATGCTTCAGCTTCAACTATTGCTTATTTTTTCTCAAAAAAATTTAATGAAAAAAATAAAAAATTATCATATTTAGCAATAATAGGCTCAGCTGAAATTCCTATGATCACTGGCTTAAATAAAGAAGTTATTAAAGATGCTTTAAATGAAAAAATTATAGAAATTTCAAAAACTAAAACTGGAGAAGATATTAAAATTCTATCATTAGGTAATTTATCATATAAAAGATTATCTTCACTTTTATCAATAGTAGGCTCAGTTGGATATTATAAAGGAGGGCCAGAGAAAGGAATTAAAATATGTTTAGAAGGAATAGATGAAAAAACAGAAAATGAAATTAAAAAACTTGAAGAAGAAAGGAAAGAAGCTAATAAAAAAATGTTATCACAATTATATAAAAAAGGTTTAGAAAAATTGTCTCATATACAATGGTTTCATGCAAAAGATAATTTTAAAGGAATGGGAACAAAAGTTATTGGAAGTTTTTGTTCTTATTTAAGTTTTCAAAAGAGGATAGTTGATCAAAATAAATATTTAATAGGAATAATGAATATGTCTTCAATAATACCAAATTTTGGAAATCTTGAAAAAAATTATGTAAAAGTTTCTGCACGTGCACCAAAACAATTATCAATTTTAATAGAGAGAAATAAAGCTTTACCACTTTCAAAAATCCTTCCAGAAGCATGCAATTTATACGATGGTTTTGCAGATGGGCATAGTATAGCAGCTTCAGGAATAATATTAAGTGGAAAAGAAAAGGAATTTGTAAAAAAATTAGATGAATTAGCTGGAGGAAGATAA
- a CDS encoding DNA-directed DNA polymerase produces MLRGIFYFCDFDEKRNKLRIFLKNGKQTIIAYSKNYKPYFYILNKKTSIKNIEKILNEKKYKAIFNYEKDYKIINGEKIEVLKIFTNKIEDRRKIAKEIGFETTYDKIPAWQQFILDNNITPLSIVEIDSNEFSNIKEIEIPQEINLKKLYFTTIIYSKHGYPKIGEDQILVIACLTDSEEKIFINQKNDKKVIEDFFNFIKEYDPDIIIGYGQDANEWPYIIARAKKNGIKIDISKDGSEIIETGKYFRGMILKETYIAGRINFDLFAIAWRDFPNLPTKSLFEVAEELGIKDLEEIPEYKIGELWKKEDGKNKIIEYAVKKVKLIKKVSDELLPFQFELAKLVKVMPNNVIRITMGEIVDSLILEKAWKKNILLPERPEKTMKIEAEEYIGGYVWLKSPGIYENVVYLDVASMYPSIIHKYNISFETINCKCCKPNESLLKLNDIKANICKKNRGLISETVLELINERKKIKEEMGKYKKDSFQYKSLYAKQFVLKKCANSIYGYLGWIGSRLYNKEAAELITKLGRYFINEIRKIIEKEGFKVIYIDTDGIQFTNGKIEKCYELIEKINKKLPITIELQYIANRAIFLAKKKYAHLINGKIESKGFEYVRKDYPKIIREAQRELIETLLKTKDFDKALGNVKKYRNKLISKNITKEDLVIIEQLTKKIEEYERVTKGVSAAKFLEEKEGIEIHRGQNIKILIIKGKEAINYRARPVEFFELEDCDIEYYLNLFDQTIERTFESLGKKFSLKQSTLPFS; encoded by the coding sequence GTGTTAAGAGGTATATTTTATTTTTGTGATTTTGATGAAAAGAGAAATAAATTAAGAATATTTTTAAAGAATGGAAAACAAACAATTATTGCTTATTCAAAAAATTATAAACCATACTTCTACATATTAAATAAAAAAACTTCAATAAAAAATATTGAAAAAATATTGAATGAGAAAAAATATAAAGCAATTTTTAATTATGAAAAAGATTATAAAATAATCAATGGGGAAAAAATTGAGGTATTAAAAATTTTTACAAATAAAATTGAAGATAGAAGGAAAATAGCTAAAGAAATAGGTTTTGAAACAACTTATGATAAAATACCTGCTTGGCAACAATTTATTCTAGATAATAATATAACACCTTTATCTATTGTTGAAATAGATTCAAATGAATTTTCAAATATAAAAGAAATTGAAATACCTCAAGAAATTAATCTTAAAAAATTGTATTTCACAACAATAATTTATTCTAAACATGGATATCCAAAAATAGGAGAAGATCAAATATTAGTAATTGCATGTTTAACAGATTCTGAAGAAAAAATTTTTATAAATCAAAAAAATGATAAAAAAGTAATAGAAGATTTCTTCAATTTTATTAAAGAATACGATCCAGATATAATAATTGGTTATGGACAAGATGCGAATGAGTGGCCATACATTATAGCTAGAGCAAAGAAAAATGGAATAAAAATAGATATTTCAAAAGATGGCTCAGAAATAATTGAAACAGGAAAATATTTTAGAGGAATGATATTAAAAGAAACATACATTGCAGGAAGGATAAATTTTGATTTATTTGCAATTGCTTGGAGAGATTTTCCAAATTTACCAACAAAATCGTTATTTGAAGTAGCTGAAGAATTGGGTATAAAAGATTTGGAAGAAATACCTGAATATAAAATTGGTGAACTTTGGAAAAAGGAAGATGGAAAAAATAAAATTATAGAATATGCTGTAAAAAAAGTTAAATTAATAAAAAAAGTTTCAGATGAATTACTTCCATTTCAATTTGAATTAGCAAAATTAGTAAAAGTAATGCCAAACAATGTTATAAGAATAACGATGGGTGAAATAGTTGATAGTTTAATTTTAGAAAAAGCATGGAAGAAAAATATCCTTTTACCTGAAAGACCTGAAAAAACTATGAAAATAGAAGCAGAAGAATATATTGGGGGCTATGTTTGGTTAAAATCTCCTGGTATATATGAAAATGTAGTGTATCTAGATGTAGCTTCAATGTATCCTTCTATAATTCATAAATATAATATTAGCTTCGAAACAATTAATTGTAAATGCTGCAAACCAAATGAAAGTTTATTAAAACTTAATGATATAAAAGCAAATATTTGTAAAAAGAATAGAGGTTTAATTTCAGAAACAGTACTTGAATTAATTAATGAAAGGAAGAAAATAAAAGAAGAAATGGGTAAATATAAAAAAGATTCTTTTCAATATAAAAGCTTATATGCAAAACAATTCGTATTAAAAAAATGTGCTAATAGCATTTATGGTTATTTAGGCTGGATTGGAAGTAGATTATACAATAAAGAAGCAGCAGAATTGATTACAAAACTTGGAAGATATTTTATTAATGAAATAAGGAAAATAATAGAGAAAGAAGGTTTTAAAGTAATTTATATAGATACTGATGGCATTCAATTTACTAATGGTAAAATTGAAAAATGCTATGAATTGATTGAAAAAATTAACAAAAAACTTCCAATAACAATTGAATTGCAATACATAGCTAATAGAGCAATATTTTTAGCAAAGAAGAAATATGCACATCTTATAAATGGAAAAATAGAATCTAAAGGATTTGAATATGTTAGAAAAGATTATCCAAAAATAATTAGAGAAGCTCAAAGAGAATTAATAGAGACCCTTTTAAAAACAAAAGATTTTGATAAAGCTTTAGGGAATGTTAAAAAATATAGGAATAAATTAATTTCTAAAAATATTACAAAAGAGGATTTAGTAATAATAGAACAATTAACTAAGAAAATTGAAGAATATGAAAGAGTAACAAAAGGGGTTTCAGCAGCAAAATTTCTTGAAGAAAAAGAAGGTATAGAAATACATAGAGGACAAAATATAAAAATATTAATAATAAAAGGGAAAGAAGCAATAAATTATAGAGCTAGGCCAGTTGAATTTTTTGAATTGGAAGATTGTGATATTGAGTATTATTTAAATCTCTTTGATCAAACAATAGAAAGAACATTTGAAAGTTTAGGTAAAAAATTCTCATTAAAACAATCAACTTTGCCATTTTCTTAA
- a CDS encoding homoserine dehydrogenase, producing MRIILVGYGNVGKNFTKILLIKKMEIIREYGLKPKIIAIIDKGGAAINLEGLDLERMLKIKEKYGSIAYDPKYGYKEKTTLDIIESYEAEIVIETTPTNIKNGEPGLTHIKSAFKNKKHVITTNKGPLALALPALIELAEYNNVCFKFSGTVGGGTPILELAKKCLKGEKVTLIKGILNGTTNYILTKMLEENIPFEKALEDAQKLGYAEADPSMDIDGIDAACKLVIIANYIMNKKVTLKDVDIEGIRNISLKELLEAKKEGYKIKLVGRINKDLKVSPIKVPIKDPICVDGTLNAVTFTTEYSGDKTIIGRGAGGIETASSIIRDLIDIKETLLIKSTS from the coding sequence ATGAGAATTATCCTTGTAGGATATGGTAATGTTGGAAAAAATTTTACAAAAATACTTTTAATAAAAAAAATGGAAATAATAAGAGAATATGGATTAAAACCAAAAATTATAGCAATTATAGATAAAGGAGGAGCTGCTATAAATTTAGAAGGATTGGATTTAGAAAGAATGCTAAAAATTAAAGAAAAATATGGTTCAATAGCTTATGATCCGAAATATGGATATAAAGAAAAAACAACATTAGATATAATAGAATCTTATGAAGCTGAGATAGTTATTGAAACAACTCCTACGAATATTAAAAATGGAGAACCAGGATTAACGCATATAAAATCTGCTTTTAAAAATAAAAAACATGTAATAACTACAAATAAAGGGCCTTTAGCTTTAGCATTACCAGCTTTAATAGAATTAGCTGAATATAATAATGTTTGCTTTAAATTTAGTGGGACTGTTGGAGGTGGAACACCTATTCTCGAATTGGCTAAAAAATGTTTAAAAGGAGAAAAAGTTACTTTAATTAAAGGAATATTAAATGGAACTACAAATTATATATTAACAAAAATGCTTGAAGAAAATATTCCTTTTGAAAAAGCATTAGAGGATGCTCAAAAATTAGGTTATGCTGAAGCTGATCCATCGATGGATATAGATGGAATAGATGCTGCATGCAAACTTGTTATTATAGCAAATTATATCATGAATAAAAAAGTTACTTTAAAAGATGTAGATATTGAAGGTATAAGAAATATTTCTTTAAAAGAATTATTAGAAGCAAAAAAGGAAGGATATAAAATAAAACTTGTAGGAAGAATAAATAAAGATTTAAAAGTTTCACCAATCAAAGTGCCTATAAAAGATCCGATATGTGTAGATGGAACATTGAACGCTGTTACTTTTACAACAGAATATTCAGGAGATAAAACAATTATTGGACGTGGTGCAGGTGGAATTGAAACTGCAAGTTCGATAATAAGAGATTTAATAGATATAAAAGAAACTTTATTAATTAAGAGTACTTCTTAA
- a CDS encoding translation initiation factor eIF-1A, whose amino-acid sequence MGKRKIVSEEELEEPIELGPGDVYGIVNKLLGFDRVIVDCSDGKQRVCRIRGQLKRRIWIKEGDLVAVSPWDFQRDSKGDIFWRFTKNQAIKIAKKGELPDFLRKKIEGIEGIE is encoded by the coding sequence ATGGGAAAAAGGAAAATAGTTTCAGAAGAAGAATTAGAAGAACCTATTGAATTAGGACCAGGAGATGTTTATGGAATAGTGAATAAATTACTCGGTTTTGATAGAGTAATAGTTGATTGCTCTGATGGAAAACAAAGAGTTTGTAGAATAAGAGGACAACTTAAAAGAAGAATATGGATAAAAGAAGGCGATTTAGTAGCTGTTTCTCCATGGGATTTTCAAAGAGATAGTAAAGGTGATATTTTTTGGAGATTTACAAAAAATCAAGCTATAAAAATAGCTAAAAAAGGAGAATTGCCAGATTTTTTACGAAAAAAAATAGAGGGAATTGAGGGTATTGAATGA
- a CDS encoding alcohol dehydrogenase catalytic domain-containing protein, whose protein sequence is MKAAVYGIDGLNIMDVDKPKLSKNEVLIKVYRAGICGTDKAIVSGTYPIKKTLIIGHEFSGIIEEVSQNINKEIIGKKVVSEINIVCHNCYFCLKGEKTHCLNRKAIGIDIDGAFAEYIKVPFENIHFIPENISMDEAVFIEPIAACIRSFEIVPFRPEDNLVILGPGPIGLLSMQIAKNYGIKKIIVLGTKKDRLKLAEELGADLTINVSEENYIERVLKETNGIGADIVIEATGNPNGISEAIKLVRSRGKIIVKTTCGQYSNINATELVVREIELIGTRCGPFDKAIDMLANNKIEVLKLISHKFKLENIMEAFKLINEKKALKILIEI, encoded by the coding sequence ATGAAAGCTGCAGTATATGGAATTGATGGATTAAACATAATGGATGTTGATAAACCTAAACTTTCTAAGAATGAAGTTTTAATAAAAGTTTATAGAGCTGGAATATGTGGAACAGATAAAGCAATTGTTTCTGGTACTTATCCTATTAAGAAAACATTAATAATAGGTCATGAATTTTCAGGTATTATCGAAGAAGTTTCTCAAAATATAAATAAAGAAATTATAGGTAAAAAAGTTGTAAGTGAAATAAATATCGTATGTCATAATTGCTATTTTTGTTTAAAAGGTGAAAAAACCCATTGTTTAAATAGGAAAGCTATAGGAATAGACATTGATGGAGCATTTGCAGAATATATAAAAGTCCCATTTGAAAATATACACTTCATTCCTGAGAATATTTCAATGGATGAAGCAGTTTTTATTGAACCAATTGCAGCTTGTATAAGATCATTTGAAATTGTTCCATTTAGACCTGAAGATAATCTAGTAATTTTAGGACCTGGGCCAATAGGCTTACTTTCAATGCAAATTGCTAAAAATTATGGTATAAAGAAAATTATTGTATTAGGTACTAAAAAAGATAGATTGAAATTGGCTGAAGAACTTGGAGCAGATTTAACTATAAATGTTTCTGAAGAAAATTATATTGAAAGAGTTTTAAAAGAAACAAATGGAATTGGAGCTGATATAGTTATTGAGGCAACTGGAAATCCTAATGGAATTTCTGAAGCTATTAAGCTTGTTCGTTCAAGAGGAAAAATAATAGTAAAAACTACTTGTGGTCAATATTCAAATATAAATGCTACAGAATTGGTTGTTAGAGAAATAGAATTAATAGGAACAAGATGCGGACCATTTGATAAAGCTATAGATATGCTAGCTAATAATAAAATTGAAGTTTTAAAACTTATTTCTCATAAATTTAAGCTTGAGAATATTATGGAGGCATTCAAATTGATTAATGAGAAAAAAGCTTTAAAAATTCTTATAGAAATTTAA
- a CDS encoding aspartate kinase, which produces MRIVMKFGGSILKDKESILNIAKTIHEYSKENELVIVVSALKGVTDFLIKISEEAINENEKIINEKINDLRKRHLEIIEETIENENIKKEIERIIKELINELEKALIGVTYLREITPRIKDYILSFGERLSTPIIYGILKDVGLKVEYYSGGEAGIITDSNFGEAKPLMNVTKYQIRERILPLLDKKIIPIISGFIAFDQEGMITTLGRGGSDYTATIIGSAIKADETWIWTDVDGLMTADPKIVPFAKTLHELSFLEAIEMAVFGAKYMHPKALEPAMEENIPVRIRNLFNQENPGTLITKEVKIIERKIVKAVTSINDVALITVSGIGMIGTPGIAAKIFDTLGKNNINILMISQSVSEANISLIIKRKDLERAITAFETSIFRKDFIQNIETEEDISVIAVVGAGMKGTPGVAARVFNAVAKKGVNVRMIAQGSSELNISFVVKEKDSKKAVQAIHEEFELDKL; this is translated from the coding sequence ATGAGAATAGTAATGAAATTTGGTGGAAGCATTTTAAAAGATAAAGAATCCATTTTAAATATAGCAAAAACGATACATGAATATTCTAAAGAGAACGAATTAGTAATAGTTGTTTCAGCATTAAAAGGAGTTACTGACTTTTTAATAAAAATTTCTGAAGAAGCAATTAACGAAAATGAAAAAATCATTAATGAAAAAATTAATGATTTAAGAAAAAGACATTTAGAAATAATTGAAGAAACTATTGAAAATGAAAATATAAAAAAAGAAATAGAAAGAATAATTAAAGAATTAATAAATGAATTAGAGAAGGCTCTAATAGGAGTAACATATTTAAGAGAGATAACACCTAGAATAAAAGATTATATATTATCATTTGGAGAAAGATTATCCACTCCAATTATTTATGGAATTTTAAAAGATGTTGGATTAAAAGTTGAATATTATAGTGGTGGAGAAGCTGGGATAATAACAGATTCAAATTTTGGAGAAGCTAAACCACTTATGAATGTAACAAAATACCAAATAAGAGAGAGAATACTTCCTTTATTGGACAAAAAAATAATACCAATTATAAGTGGATTTATTGCTTTTGATCAAGAAGGAATGATCACAACTCTTGGAAGAGGCGGATCAGATTATACTGCAACTATAATTGGATCAGCTATAAAAGCTGATGAAACATGGATATGGACAGATGTAGATGGATTAATGACTGCTGATCCAAAAATTGTACCATTTGCAAAAACTTTACATGAACTATCTTTTTTAGAAGCAATAGAAATGGCTGTTTTTGGAGCAAAATATATGCATCCAAAAGCATTAGAACCTGCAATGGAAGAAAATATACCTGTTAGAATAAGAAATTTATTTAATCAGGAAAATCCTGGAACATTAATAACTAAAGAAGTTAAAATTATTGAAAGGAAAATAGTAAAAGCTGTAACATCGATAAATGATGTAGCATTAATAACTGTTAGCGGAATAGGAATGATTGGCACTCCTGGAATAGCTGCAAAAATATTTGATACGCTTGGAAAGAATAATATAAATATATTAATGATCTCACAAAGTGTATCAGAAGCAAATATTTCATTAATTATTAAAAGAAAAGATTTAGAGAGAGCAATAACTGCATTTGAAACATCTATATTCAGAAAAGATTTTATACAAAATATTGAAACAGAAGAAGATATAAGCGTTATCGCGGTAGTAGGAGCAGGAATGAAAGGAACACCTGGAGTAGCTGCAAGAGTTTTTAATGCGGTTGCTAAAAAAGGAGTAAACGTAAGAATGATAGCTCAAGGCTCTTCCGAATTAAATATTTCATTCGTAGTAAAAGAGAAAGATTCTAAAAAAGCTGTTCAAGCAATACATGAAGAATTCGAATTAGATAAGTTATAG